The Panicum hallii strain FIL2 chromosome 9, PHallii_v3.1, whole genome shotgun sequence genome has a window encoding:
- the LOC112874122 gene encoding ribosome-binding factor PSRP1, chloroplastic, giving the protein MAAAAAAIPAAAISLPNHRVSLAPSPSPRPCSSLRSGFLGRALAAQPVAVVVVPRRGGVGVSVRMAWDGPLSSVRLIMQGRNVKVSEKVKEHIEDKVGRAVSKHCHLVREVDVRLSARGGDLGRGPKTSRCEITLFSKRHGVLRAEEDAESTYASIDMAASIIKRKLRKIKEKETDVRARHIIKEWDESDAGAGLLSDAIADDEQEEEDDQAAEQDLTEAVGAEDEDTVLAKVVRTKVFEMPPLGVDEALEQLENVDHDFYAFRNEETGEVNILYKRKEGGYGIIIPKEDEDGHVHKETITALPAAAGEPSYAAVRRGDTS; this is encoded by the exons atggcggccgccgccgcagcaatTCCCGCTGCCGCCATCAGCCTTCCCAACCACCGCGTCTCGCTGGCTCCCAGTCCCAGTCCCAGGCCTTGCTCTTCCCTCCGCTCGGGCTTCCTGGGGCGCGCGCTGGCCGCTCAGCCGGTGGCCGTTGTTGTTGtcccgcgccgcggcggcgtgggcgtgtcGGTGCGGATGGCGTGGGACGGGCCGCTCTCCTCGGTGCGCCTCATCATGCAGGGCAGGAACGTCAAG GTGTCGGAGAAGGTGAAGGAGCACATCGAGGACAAGGTCGGTCGGGCCGTGTCGAAGCACTGCCACCTGGTCCGCGAGGTGGACGTCCGTCTGTCTGCCCGCGGCGGCGACCTGGGCAGGGGCCCCAAGACCTCCCGCTGCGAGATCACGCTCTTCAGCAAGCGCCACGGCGTCCTCCGCGCCGAGGAGGACGCCGAGTCCACCTACGCCAGCATCGACATGGCCGCCTCCATCATCAAGCGCAAGCTCCGCAAGATCAAGGAGAAGGAGACGGACGTGCGCGCGCGCCACATCATCAAGGAGTGGGATGAGTCGGATGCCGGCGCCGGCCTTCTTTCGGATGCCATTGCCGACGATgagcaagaagaagaagacgacCAGGCGGCCGAGCAGGACCTGACGGAGGCCGTGGGAGCCGAGGATGAGGACACGGTGCTCGCCAAGGTGGTGCGCACCAAGGTGTTCGAGATGCCGCCGCTGGGCGTGGACGAGGCGCTGGAGCAGCTGGAGAACGTGGACCACGACTTCTACGCGTTCAGGAACGAGGAGACCGGCGAGGTGAACATCCTGTACAAGAGGAAGGAGGGCGGCTACGGCATCATCATCCCCAAGGAGGACGAGGACGGCCACGTCCACAAGGAGACCATTACTGCattaccagcagcagcaggagagccCTCCTACGCCGCCGTGCGCCGGGGCGACACCAGCTAG
- the LOC112874121 gene encoding sucrose nonfermenting 4-like protein has translation MFSHGADSAHDAGGVGVSSAGATVPARFVWPYGGKRVFVSGSFTRWSEHLQMSPVEGCPTVFQAICSLSPGMHQYKFFVDGEWRHDERQPTISGEYGIVNTVYLTREINSVLSPSTPGTRMDVDNENFQRTVTLSDGNIQDGTPRVSEAAIQISRCRVSEYLSLHTGYDLLPDSGKVIALDINLPVKQSFHILHEQGIPVAPLWDSFRGQFVGLLSPLDFILILKELETHGSNLTEEQLETHTISAWKEAKRQTYGRHDGQWRPHQPLVHATPYESLRDIALKILQNGISTVPVIYSSSSDGSFPQLLHLASLSGILKCICRYFKNSTGNLPILNQPVCTIPLGSWVPKIGDPNSRPLAMLRPHASLSSALNMLVQAGVSSIPIVDENDSLLDTYSRSDITALAKDKVYTHVRLEEMTIHQALQLGQDANTPFGFFNGQRCQMCLRSDPLLKVMERLSNPGVRRVFIVEAGSKRVEGIISLSDIFKFLLSL, from the exons ATGTTCTCGCACGGCGCTGATTCCGCCCACGACGCCGGGGGCGTCGGCGTCAGCAGCGCCGGAGCCACCGTCCCGGCCCGCTTTGTTTGGCCCTACGGTGGCAAGAGGGTCTTCGTATCAGGCTCCTTTACCAG GTGGTCAGAGCATTTGCAAATGTCTCCTGTTGAAGGCTGCCCGACCGTATTTCAGGCTATTTGCAGCCTGTCTCCAGGAATGCACCAG TACAAGTTCTTTGTGGATGGGGAGTGGCGGCACGATGAGCGCCAACCTACTATATCAGGAGAGTATGGCATAGTTAACACTGTATACTTGACAAGGGAAATAAACTCAGTATTGAGTCCAAGCACACCCGGAACCAGGATGGATGTGGATAATGAAAATTTTCAACGTACG GTTACGTTGTCAGATGGTAATATTCAGGACGGTACTCCTAGAGTTTCAGAGGCTGCTATACAAATCTCTAGGTGCCGTGTTTCTGAGTATCTGAGTTTGCATACTGGCTATGATTTGCTTCCAGATTCGGGCAAG GTTATTGCTTTAGACATTAATTTACCTGTGAAGCAATCTTTCCATATCCTGCATGAACAG GGAATTCCTGTAGCTCCTCTGTGGGACTCGTTCAGAGGTCAGTTTGTTGGCCTTCTGAGCCCATTGGATTTCATACTCATATTGAAAGAG CTAGAAACTCATGGCTCGAACTTGACAGAGGAGCAGCTTGAAACACACACCATATCTGCATGGAAAGAGGCTAAGCGGCAAACTTATGGAAGACATGATGGTCAGTGGCGACCACATCAGCCTCTAGTGCAT GCCACCCCTTACGAGTCCTTGAGGGACATTGCTCTAAAGATATTGCAAAATGGCATTTCTACAGTGCCAGTTATTTATTCATCATCATCAGATGGATCATTCCCGCAGCTGTTGCATCTCGCATCCCTTTCAGGAATTTTGAAAT GTATTTGTAGATATTTCAAGAACTCAACTGGTAATTTGCCTATTCTAAACCAACCAGTATGCACAATTCCGCTGGGTTCCTGGGTTCCAAAAATTGGTGATCCAAACAGTCGTCCATTGGCTATGTTGCGGCCTCATGCATCACTTAGCTCTGCCCTTAACATGCTGGTTCAAG CTGGAGTCAGCTCAATACCAATTGTGGATGAAAATGATTCGCTGCTTGACACTTATTCCAGAAG TGACATCACAGCTCTAGCAAAAGACAAGGTCTACACACATGTTCGCTTGGAGGAGATGACCATTCATCAG GCTTTGCAACTTGGACAAGATGCCAATACACCTTTTGGTTTTTTCAACGGGCAGAGGTGCCAGATGTGCCTCCGGTCTGATCCTTTGCTGAAAGTGATGGAGCGACTGTCTAATCCTG GGGTGCGGCGAGTGTTCATTGTGGAAGCTGGCAGCAAACGTGTGGAAGGCATAATATCACTGAGTGATATTTTCAAGTTCTTGCTGAGCTTGTGA
- the LOC112875036 gene encoding acyl carrier protein 3, chloroplastic-like isoform X2, with amino-acid sequence MAAPVAAAAGRSAVLAYSPALRGMDAVSFRVSASFPRQRASFPSIRVQRIPKRFQVSCSAKQETIEKVCEIVKGQLALPEDSTVTGETKFVDLGADSLDTVEIVMGLEEAFQISVDESSAQEIQTVGDAAALIDKLITEKDA; translated from the exons ATGGCTGCTCCCGTCGCCGCAGCCGCCGGAAGATCGGCCGTCCTCGCCTACTCCCCTGCGCTACGG GGAATGGATGCAGTGTCGTTTCGAGTATCAGCATCTTTCCCCAGGCAAAGAGCAAGCTTTCCATCAATTCGGGTGCAGCGGATTCCAAAGCGCTTTCAGGTGTCATGTTCG GCTAAACAAGAAACTATTGAGAAGGTTTGTGAAATAGTTAAGGGTCAGTTAGCTCTACCCGAAGACAGCACTGTAACAGGAGAGACAAAGTTTGTGGACCTTGGAGCTGATTCACTTGACACT GTCGAAATTGTGATGGGGCTTGAGGAGGCATTCCAAATCAGCGTGGATGAATCAAGCGCTCAGGAGATCCAGACGGTGGGGGACGCTGCGGCTCTCATCGACAAGCTTATCACAGAGAAGGACGCTTGA
- the LOC112875036 gene encoding acyl carrier protein 3, chloroplastic-like isoform X1 produces the protein MAAPVAAAAGRSAVLAYSPALRVQGMDAVSFRVSASFPRQRASFPSIRVQRIPKRFQVSCSAKQETIEKVCEIVKGQLALPEDSTVTGETKFVDLGADSLDTVEIVMGLEEAFQISVDESSAQEIQTVGDAAALIDKLITEKDA, from the exons ATGGCTGCTCCCGTCGCCGCAGCCGCCGGAAGATCGGCCGTCCTCGCCTACTCCCCTGCGCTACGGGTACAG GGAATGGATGCAGTGTCGTTTCGAGTATCAGCATCTTTCCCCAGGCAAAGAGCAAGCTTTCCATCAATTCGGGTGCAGCGGATTCCAAAGCGCTTTCAGGTGTCATGTTCG GCTAAACAAGAAACTATTGAGAAGGTTTGTGAAATAGTTAAGGGTCAGTTAGCTCTACCCGAAGACAGCACTGTAACAGGAGAGACAAAGTTTGTGGACCTTGGAGCTGATTCACTTGACACT GTCGAAATTGTGATGGGGCTTGAGGAGGCATTCCAAATCAGCGTGGATGAATCAAGCGCTCAGGAGATCCAGACGGTGGGGGACGCTGCGGCTCTCATCGACAAGCTTATCACAGAGAAGGACGCTTGA
- the LOC112875035 gene encoding ATP-dependent DNA helicase 2 subunit KU80 gives MARNKEALVLLLDVGPSMHGVLQEVKNICSTLVHKKLVYNRSDEIGIVLFGTKETCNELAKELGGYKHVTVAHDIKVVDEGTSQALQNLPAGSVPGDFLDAIVVGLDMVIRKFGNTKGKRRLCLITSTQYPLRDPPEGTKEDQVDTIADQMKRHGIKMECIVFTEPGVHHNSVMEENDRLLYQFRSRSVAKVVQVDSPTSLLGALKTRNVLPVTIFRGDLEVSPNFKIKVWVYKKTAEEKFPTLKKYSDKAPPSDKFASHEVKVDYEYKSVIEPDKVVPPDQRIKGYLYGPQVVPISSAEWEAVKFKPEKGVKLLGFTDRSSISRHHFMKDVCLFMPEPGNTKATLAVSSIARAMHQMNKVAIVRCVWRQGQGNVALGVLTPNISSVNNVQDSFYFNVLPFAEDIREFQFRSFSSLPSSSQPTEEQQEAADNFVKMLDLAPPGREVLKPEFTPNPMLERFYSYLDLKAKQPDANVPPLERCLRRITEPDPDVIDQQTPLIQNLGKAFELKENPKKKKARTQDRLAYIDAGDQAKSAAEASAEKDGVWGALYPPSENIGQIRDLNPVQDFEAMLAKRSSSTWVQKAIEEMQKYTAALLENSREGDNYQKALECFAALRKACIIEQEPEEFNQFLTKTYERLKDNAANFFQLLSSKNISLISKEEAPDSDVTEEMARSFYLKQEAASQ, from the exons ATGGCTCGCAACAAG gaagcattgGTTTTGCTACTGGATGTTGGTCCTTCAATGCATGGGGTGCTGCAGGAGGTCAAGAACATATGCTCAACTCTGGTGCATAAGAAG TTAGTTTATAATAGAAGCGATGAGATTGGCATTGTCCTCTTTGGAACTAAAG AAACATGCAATGAGCTTGCGAAGGAGCTTGGGGGCTATAAGCATGTGACAGTTGCGCATGATATTAAAGTTGTAGACGAAGGGACGTCACAGGCTCTGCAAAACCTTCCAGCGGGATCTGTCCCTGGCGATT TTCTGGATGCTATTGTTGTTGGCTTGGATATGGTAATTAGGAAATTTGGAAATACCAAAGGAAAGCGGCGCCTCTGTCTAATCACCAGTACACAGTATCCATTAAGAGATCCACCTGAGGGGACTAAAGAAGATCAGGTGGACACCATTGCAGACCAGATGAAAAGACACGGTATCAAGATGGAGTGCATTGTCTTCACAGAACCAGGAGTTCATCATAATTCTGTAATGGAAGAAAATGACCGCCTATTGTATCAATTCAGAAGTAGATCAGTAGCAAAGGTAGTCCAGGTTGACAGCCCAACATCGCTGTTGGGTGCTCTGAAGACAAGAAATGTGCTTCCAGTTACTATCTTCAGGGGAGACCTGGAAGTGAGCCCCAATTTTAAAATCAAG GTGTGGGTCTATAAGAAAACAGCTGAGGAAAAGTTCCCCACTTTGAAGAAGTATTCAGACAAGGCTCCTCCGAGTGATAAATTTGCCTCTCATGAAGTCAAAGTGGATTATGAGTATAAAAGCGTTATTGAACCAGACAAAGTTGTTCCACCAGATCAGAGGATTAAGGGATATCTTTATGGTCCTCAAGTTGTCCCGATATCATCTGCCGAATGGGAGGCGGTCAAGTTCAAGCCTGAGAAAGGTGTGAAGCTTCTAGGATTTACAGATAGATCCAGCATATCACG GCACCATTTTATGAAAGATGTATGCTTGTTTATGCCTGAACCAGGTAACACGAAAGCAACTCTTGCAGTTTCCAGCATAGCAAGAGCAATGCATCAAATGAACAAGGTTGCTATTGTGCGATGTGTGTGGAGGCAAGGTCAAGGGAATGTTGCTCTTGGTGTATTGACGCCAAACATTTCATCAGTGAACAATGTC CAAGATTCATTTTACTTTAATGTGCTCCCATTTGCTGAGGACATCAGAGAGTTTCAGTTCCGATCCTTTAGCAGTCTGCCATCATCGTCTCAGCCCACTGAAGAACAACAAGAAGCTGCAGATAACTTCGTGAAGATGTTAGACCTAGCACCACCTGGAAGAGAAGTCCTGAAGCCTGAGTTTACACCAAATCCCATGTTGGAG AGATTTTACAGTTACCTTGATCTAAAGGCGAAGCAGCCAGATGCAAATGTACCACCACTTGAAAGATGTCTAAGGAGGATAACTGAACCTGATCCTGATGTCATTGACCAACAAACACCATTAATCCAAAATCTAGGCAAAGCCTTTGAGCTGAAGGAGAATCCCAAG AAAAAGAAAGCACGAACACAGGACAGGCTGGCATATATTGATGCAGGTGATCAAGCTAAATCAGCAGCAGAGGCCTCTGCAGAGAAGGATGGGGTTTGGGGGGCTTTGTATCCTCCATCAGAGAACATCGGGCAGATCAGAGATTTAAATCCTGTTCAAGATTTTGAAGCCATGCTGGCAAAGAGATCTAGCTCAACTTGGGTTCAGAAGGCAATCGAAGAGATGCAGAAATACACAGCAGCTTTGTTAGAAAACTCACGTGAGGGGGATAATTACCAAAAGGCACTTGAATGTTTTGCTGCTCTGCGGAAGGCCTGCATTATTGAACAG GAACCAGAGGAATTCAACCAGTTTTTAACAAAGACTTACGAGAGATTGAAGGATAATGCTGCTAACTTCTTTCAGCTTCTGTCCTCGAAAAATATTTCACTTATCAGCAAAGAGGAAGCGCCTGACAG TGATGTCACTGAAGAGATGGCAAGAAGTTTCTATCTGAAACAAGAAGCGGCTTCTCAGTAG
- the LOC112874409 gene encoding uncharacterized protein LOC112874409 has translation MILAVLFANSDGNILIERFHGVPAEERLHWRSFLVKLGSENLKGSKNEELHVASHKSVSIVYTTIGDVCLYIVGKDEYDELALAEVIFAITSAVKDVCGKPPTERLFLDKYGRICLCLDEIVWKGLLENTEKDRVRRLIRLKPPVEP, from the exons ATGATTCTGGCCGTGCTCTTCGCCAACTCCGACGGCAACATCCTCATCGAGCG GTTCCATGGGGTTCCCGCGGAGGAGAGGCTCCACTGGCGCTCCTTCCTGGTGAAGCTTGGATCCGAGAACCTCAAAGGCTCCAAGAACGAGGAGCTCCACGTTGCATCCCACAA GTCGGTCTCTATTGTTTATACCACAATTGGGGATGTCTGCCTGTACATTGTTGGCAAGGATGAATATGATGAGCTTGCTT TGGCCGAGGTGATATTTGCAATCACATCAGCGGTGAAGGATGTCTGTGGAAAACCTCCTACCGAGCGCCTCTTCCTTGACAAATACGGGAGGATCTGCTTGTGCCTTGATGAGATTGTTTGGAAG GGTCTGCTTGAAAACACGGAGAAAGACAGAGTGCGGAGGTTGATTAGACTAAAGCCCCCTGTTGAGCCATGA
- the LOC112874403 gene encoding pentatricopeptide repeat-containing protein At5g46580, chloroplastic yields the protein MIPPAPAMAPTAASAFLFLSPPRSRNHLHSKPRPRPTAAAAASTRSLSDQLEPLSRTLLHDKPTPTADRPTPEPTWVNPSRPKPTVLSLRRHRRRSPSAHPSSAPLQPLLRAIRALPEDADLADSLHAFFPAGSPPSPSDALLLLNYLHPSWRKSLSLLAWLRALPDGAFPLDTIFFNVALKSLRAARQWPHAERLALDMLHAGVPLDNITYSTLITAARRCRQFTKAIEWFERMYAADGVLPDEVTYSAVLDVYAQLGMKEEVLALFDRARGSGWKPDHVAFAVLAKMFGEAGDYEGIRFVFNEMREVGIKPNIFVYNALLEALGKTGKPGLARNLFEEMTAQGVEPNARTLTALAKIYGRARWGRDALQLWEQMREMKLPADNILCNTLLSMCADVGLVAEAEQLFNEMKDPECRDVPKPDKWSYTAMINIYGSNGDTDRALQLFAEMLKGGIEPNIMSYTIVIQCLGKAQRIQQAVEVLEAGLEKGLKPDDRLCGCLLSVVALSSGEETEMVLSSLEKVNQNLVKLIRMLGEDQVDVDDFTKELKGVLNAAAPEVRRPYCNCLIDICQNHGFPPRRAREVFQLAQTYGLYSKIHSRKDEEWSLDLRSLSVGAAKTAFDDWMRTISERLVQHKDLPESFSVYTGSSTHKFAQGLASAFAAHLEQMAVPFRPSESHVGSFISSRDDLVSWLQISSSSVAIAG from the coding sequence ATGATCCCTCCCGCCCCGGCCATGGCGCCAACTGCCGCCTCCgccttcctcttcctctccccgcCGCGGAGCCGGAACCACCTGCACTCCAAGCCTAGGCCCaggcccaccgccgccgccgccgcctccacgcgCTCCCTCTCCGACCAGCTCGAGCCGCTCTCCCGCACGCTCCTCCACGACAAGCCCACCCCCACCGCCGACCGCCCCACCCCGGAGCCCACCTGGGTTAACCCCTCCCGTCCCAAGCCCACCGTCCtctccctccgccgccaccgccgccgctccccctcCGCCCACCCTTCCTCCGCGCCGCTCcagccgctcctccgcgccatcCGCGCGCTGCCCGAGGACGCCGACCTCGCCGACTCCCTCCACGCCTTCTTCCCCGCGGGCTCCCCGCCCTCGCCCTCCgacgcgctcctcctcctcaacTACCTCCACCCGTCCTGGCGCAAGTCGCTCTCCCTCCTCGCCTGGCTCCGCGCGCTCCCCGACGGCGCCTTCCCGCTCGACACCATCTTCTTCAACGTTGCCCTCAAGTCGCTCCGCGCCGCGCGCCAGTGGCCGCACGCCGAGCGCCTAGCGCTCGACATGCTCCACGCCGGTGTCCCCCTCGACAACATCACCTACTCCACCCTCATcaccgccgcgcgccgctgccgccaatTCACCAAGGCCATCGAGTGGTTCGAGCGCATGTACGCCGCCGACGGCGTCCTCCCGGACGAGGTCACCTACTCCGCGGTGCTCGACGTCTACGCGCAGCTCGGCATGAAGGAGGAGGTGCTCGCGCTCTTCGACCGCGCCAGGGGCAGCGGCTGGAAGCCCGACCACGTCGCCTTCGCCGTCCTCGCCAAGATGTTCGGGGAGGCCGGCGACTACGAGGGCATCCGGTTCGTCTTCAACGAGATGCGGGAGGTCGGCATCAAGCCCAACATCTTCGTCTACAACGCCCTGCTCGAGGCGCTCGGCAAGACCGGCAAGCCTGGCCTCGCGCGCAACCTGTTCGAGGAAATGACCGCCCAGGGCGTCGAGCCCAATGCGCGCACGCTCACCGCCCTCGCCAAGATCTACGGGAGGGCGCGCTGGGGCCGCGATGCGCTCCAACTCTGGGAGCAGATGAGGGAGATGAAGCTGCCCGCCGATAACATCCTCTGCAACACGCTGCTGAGCATGTGCGCTGACGTAGGGCTGGTGGCCGAGGCTGAGCAGCTGTTCAACGAGATGAAGGATCCAGAGTGCCGTGACGTCCCCAAGCCGGACAAGTGGAGCTACACGGCCATGATCAACATCTACGGGAGCAACGGGGACACCGACCGCGCGCTCCAGCTGTTTGCGGAGATGCTAAAGGGCGGGATAGAGCCCAACATCATGAGCTACACCATCGTCATCCAGTGCCTCGGCAAGGCGCAGAGGATACAGCAGGCAGTGGAGGTGCTTGAGGCAGGGCTGGAGAAGGGTCTCAAGCCCGATGATCGGCTCTGTGGGTGCTTGCTCTCTGTCGTCGCTCTGAGCAGCGGGGAGGAGACGGAAATGGTGCTTTCTTCCCTGGAAAAGGTCAACCAGAACCTGGTCAAGCTGATCAGAATGCTCGGTGAGGACCAGGTGGATGTTGACGATTTTACAAAGGAGTTAAAGGGCGTGTTGAACGCTGCAGCCCCTGAAGTACGCCGGCCTTACTGCAACTGTTTGATCGACATATGCCAGAACCATGGCTTCCCTCCTCGGAGGGCAAGAGAAGTCTTCCAGCTTGCCCAGACTTATGGTTTGTATTCCAAGATTCATAGCAGAAAGGATGAAGAGTGGTCACTGGATCTGCGATCCCTTTCGGTTGGTGCAGCCAAGACAGCATTCGATGATTGGATGCGGACCATCTCAGAGCGCTTGGTGCAGCACAAGGATTTGCCAGAGTCCTTCAGCGTGTACACTGGGTCCAGCACCCACAAGTTTGCACAGGGGCTGGCAAGTGCTTTCGCGGCTCACCTTGAGCAAATGGCGGTGCCATTCCGTCCAAGCGAGTCTCATGTTGGCAGCTTCATCAGTTCAAGGGATGATCTGGTCTCATGGTTGCAGATTAGCAGTTCGTCAGTGGCCATTGCTGGATGA
- the LOC112874406 gene encoding S-norcoclaurine synthase 1-like, translating to MDTSSKPRNLGGSLPVPNVQHLAAAELTAPVLHRYLRDADADAPALSSTNAAAAAASSSVPVVDLARLLDPAHADEEAARLRAACQDWGFFHLVNHGVPDQVIHDVKEDIKAFFRLPLADKQALAQGPAGIEGYGQAFVVSEDQKLDWADMLFLSTQPPEYRSLNFWPSRPATFRGSLERYSLAVQRVATHLLAAMARNLGVEDTGKMTAIAAAQAMRINYYPPCPQAHDRVLGLSPHSDAVGLTLLLQVSPVPGLQIRREGAWIPVAPLPGALVANVGDVIEVLTNGRYKSIEHRAVVNASQERVSVAAFHSARFDANYGPLQEIIRAGEAPLYRTIAVEDYVKLLLSNKLQGKSAMDAMKINPPA from the coding sequence ATGGATACATCGTCCAAGCCGCGCAACCTGGGCGGCTCGCTGCCCGTCCCCAACGTCcagcacctcgccgccgccgagctcaCGGCGCCCGTCCTCCACCGCTACCTccgcgacgccgacgccgacgctcCGGCTCTGTCGTCTACCAACGCCGCAGCTGCTGCCGCCTCCTCATCGGTTCCCGTCGTTGACCTCGCCAGGCTGCTCGACCCGGCCCACGCCGACGAGGAGGCCGCCAGGCTCAGGGCCGCCTGCCAGGACTGGGGCTTCTTCCACCTCGTCAACCACGGCGTGCCCGACCAGGTCATCCACGACGTCAAGGAGGACATCAAGGCCTTCTTCCGCCTCCCGCTCGCGGACAAGCAGGCGCTGGCGCAGGGGCCCGCCGGCATCGAGGGCTACGGCCAGGCCTTCGTCGTCTCCGAGGACCAGAAGCTCGACTGGGCGGACATGCTCTTCCTCTCCACGCAGCCGCCCGAGTACCGCTCCCTCAACTTCTGGCCTTCCCGCCCCGCCACGTTCAGGGGCTCCCTCGAACGCTACTCCCTAGCGGTGCAGCGGGTGGCCACCCACCTGCTCGCCGCCATGGCCAGGAACCTGGGCGTGGAGGACACCGGGAAGATGACGGCGATCGCCGCCGCGCAGGCCATGCGGATCAACTACTACCCGCCCTGCCCGCAGGCGCACGACAGGGTGCTGGGCCTGTCGCCGCACTCCGACGCCGTCGGCCTCACGCTGCTGCTGCAGGTCAGCCCCGTGCCCGGGCTGCAGATCCGCCGGGAGGGCGCCTGGATCCCCGTGGCGCCGCTGCCGGGGGCCCTCGTGGCCAACGTCGGCGACGTCATCGAGGTGCTCACCAACGGAAGGTACAAGAGCATCGAACACAGGGCGGTGGTCAACGCGAGCCAGGAGCGGGTCTCCGTCGCCGCCTTTCACTCCGCCAGGTTCGACGCCAACTACGGACCGCTACAGGAGATCATCCgggccggcgaggcgccgctcTACAGGACCATCGCAGTCGAGGACTACGTCAAGCTCCTGCTGTCCAACAAGCTACAGGGAAAGAGCGCCATGGACGCCATGAAGATCAACCCCCCTGCCTGA
- the LOC112874410 gene encoding ADP-ribosylation factor 1-like, whose product MLGLDAAGKTTHHPLQAQHRRARSSPPSQPFIGFNVETVEYKNISFTVWDVGGQGPKARYFHGTQGLIFVVDGSDRERILQVRDELYMLLNEVVLCTNSLQPLA is encoded by the exons ATGCTGGGCCTCGACGCCGCCGGCAAGACCACCCACCATCCTCTACAGGCTCAACATCGGCGAGCGAGGTCGTCTCCACCGTCGCAACCATTTATCG GATTCAATGTTGAGACGGTTGAGTACAAAAACATCAGCTTTACAGTCTGGGACGTTGGTGGCCAAGGGCCCAAGGCACG CTACTTCCATGGCACCCAGGGCTTGATCTTTGTCGTCGACGGCAGCGACAGGGAGCGCATTCTTCAGGTCAGGGATGAGCTCTACATGTTGCTGAACGAGGTTGTTCTTTGTACTAATAGTCTTCAGCCGCTAGCTTAG